AATTTATAATTATGAGCCTCATCTTGAATTATGCAAGTTATTTTGCCTTTTCGGTTTCTAATGCTGTACACTTTTAAAGAGCCCATTTGGTTAGCAAATTGAAAGATTAATTCACATAGATTGTACATCAGGGGCTTGAGTTTGTCTATTTTTTAATGaatcagaaaaattagagattGCTAAGTGAAATTTCTTCCCCTCCATAGgtaactccccccccccccccccccccccccccaaaaaaaaaaaaaaaactattgacCTGATGCAGATTCTTAGTAGGTTTTGATGCAATGATGCAGGTGAGACTTTGTAGAGAGAAGACCACTGGTAATGTTTATGCAATGAAAAAGCTTAAAAAATCTGAAATGCTTCGGAGGGGCCAGGTATCATTAACAGGTCAACCTTTCCTTTTTTGTCAATTACCTTGATAATCTAGTGACCTCCCTGTGCTCATTTTTAAGGTGGAGCATGTGAAAGCTGAAAGAAATCTTCTTGCGGAGGTTGACAGTGCTTACATTGTCAAGCTCTACTGCTCTTTCCAAGATGAAGAGTTTTTGTATCTTATCATGGAGTATCTTCCTGGTGGAGACATGATGACTTTACTTATGCGTAAGGACACACTGACGGAAGATGAGGCCAGGTTTTATGTTGCAGAGACGGTTTTGGCAATTGAGTCTATTCACAAACACAACTATATTCATAGGTATTCTTTTCGCAATTCTGTATCATTTGTTTGCAACCTTTTAAGTTGTAAAAGTAGAAAATTACTGTCCATATTTCCAGGGATATAAAGCCAGACAATTTATTGTTAGACCGAAATGGTCATATGAAGCTTTCAGATTTTGGGTTGTGCAAACCTCTTGATAGCAGTAGTTTTCCAAACCTGAATGAGCCTGATTATGCAACGGGAAGAAATATCAAGCCTCCATTAGATAGCAATAAGCAGATGAGCACCTCCCCTGCACCTAGGCGTACACAGCAGGAACAGTTATTGCATTGGCAGAAAAATAGGCGATTGTTGGTAAGTCATTTATTAAATTACTTCATTTTTAGCTATTCTACATGTAGATTGTAATGGTTTAGTTGTACTTGTAATATATCTAATGCTaaaatttggatatatttttcattagggctttttgcatatgtacccctGCAAATATGGCTTGCTGCATATGACCCATTTCTGTGAGTAAAGCAAAAAACGTTACGAAGGAAAGGTTATGTGGAAGTACTTTTAAAGGAGTCTGTGATAAGCATAGCCATGAAAGCCTTACCCTATCTGTTTTTGGATTGTTTCAGTAAATACTCTTCTTATGGCACTACTTATTAGTTAACTGGCACAAACTTGAGGCCCATTTCACTCTTCCGTCAAGTTGGTAGGCCTTCTAGTAAGAGAACCATAAGTGTACTTTTCTTGTGCTTGAAAGATGTTTTTTGTCCAATTTTATGTTCAAACATTACTTTGAAAAACGTAGTCTACAGGTTCTTCTACTAGCCGACATGTTCCTGTGTTCCACGTCTGGATATTATAGTTGATGGAATTATGTACATGTACGGATGGGATATACTGACAAGTGACAACTCCATTTTTATGTTTATGCTAGCACTTAtgctcattctttttttttgtcaagtGCAGGTGGGTATTAGCTGCAGTTCTAACATTTGTTAATATGTTCTTTTGTTATTACAGGCTTATTCAACTGTTGGTACCCCTGATTACATTGCTCCAgaagttttattgaaaaaagGATATGGAATGGAGTGCGACTGGTcagtttttctattttgttcTATTCTTGAACTTTCTACCAGTTTCCTGATCATGCATATATCTATCAGGTGGTCACTTGGAGCAATTATGTACGAGATGCTTGTGGGTTACCCACCATTCTATTCTGAAAATCCAATGTCAACCTGCAAAAAGGTATGCAAGTCAAGTTTACTAATTGctttaaaatttttctgaatttattattttttacggTGGAACTTTTATCATGGTGTATTTCCATGAGGGGACCACTGTTGTTATCGTTCTAGTACTTCCAGACCATGACATCAATTCTCTATTAGCTTCCCTATCTGAAAATAGATCTTCGAATGAAAATCTACGAAATTTCTTTCAGAGCACTTGCATTTTTGATGTTACAAATTTAGGCTTGTGaatcttttttcaaaaatacaTTGTCAACATTAAAATTGCCTCTCATGTCCATATAGACATGGCCTCCCATCATTTCTTATGACAAATTCCTTGTTTGACTTGAAAATGGAACCGGGACTACCATTTCGCATTTAACTAAGATGCCTATTGTTAACCTTAGAACTACCTTAAATCACTTATAAATTCAGGGCCTCCTTATTTGTTCTTGGTATAGCAATTCAATTTTGTATTTGACTTCTATATCTgtcaatttaatgaaaaagatatCCACCCTCTTGTGTAAAAGGCTGACATATTTAAAGTGTCTTCCATTCATGTTCTTTAACCACACATTTGTTTAATGGATAGCGTACCGTAATCACTATGCTTCGCCCTGATTGTTCACCTTTACTCATACCCCAATTCTGCACCCGTATTCTTTTTCTGAAGTTTTACACTTAATTCTAGGAGTAAAAAAATCCCCATTAGCACCCTGTCCCCTTTCATGCTACAATGGCACGGCAACCTCCCCTAGCTTGGATGACAATTGCCTGCACCAACCTTAGCACCTAATCCTACAAACATACTATTCATCCGTTCCCTCACATTTCCCTCTACCTAGTTTAAGTAACTCTCACCATCAGTTCTCGATCTTCTAAGCTAAAACAAACTAATCACAGCCATTATTTCAAAGACTTTAATCAACAGGTGGGTGGCCTGGTGGCTGCAGAGCACCTAGGTGCTAGGTAAGCACTTGGATTTCAAGGTGATTTGAAAGCAATGAACTGTAAGAACAAACAAATATCAGGAAAAACCCTGAAAAATTATAATACAACAAATGAAATGCACCATGTCAAATAAGCTTAGCAAGTCAATGACAATTATTAACTTGGAAATGTCCAGTACTAACTTCTAAATCAATCTTAATGTTTGCACTAAAAAATGATGCAGAATGTTAAGCTTGGCTCCTAGGCAGGCTGCCTTGGCTGCCAAGGCTGGATTTTAAAACAGCGATCACTTTATCTTTATCAAACAACTAAAAATGCCAAAGAACCCACTGTTATTATAAAACTCCAATTTTAACACATGGCATATCTGACCTGCTGGATAAGGATATCTGTACATTCTCCTCTGGTATTCTATAAATAATCTCATCCTGCTTTTCCTACTTTCTCATGTATGAGAAACTCATAGGAGAGAAACCGCCTTAATGCAAGAGATCCTTTAGCTTAGCATTTCTTCAGTATCTAGAAGCTCCATCCACCCGAACTCcaaggaagatattgaaaaaaaaGTGTCTGcaagaaatccaataatagtaAAATCCATGACAAGCTAACAAAACTCCATATATCTATGGAAAGTTTGAAAAATAGGAGAGCTCCCTTGACCGTAGAGATCCTTCCTAAGGTAGAAGAGTGCTTCCAGAGTCTTAACTTAGGGCTCATTTGCCGCTTCACGGTAAATAATTTCTCTGATCTCCATACGATATAAGAGGAAATCTATTTCTTCAGTGGAGTTTACCACTGAAAAGCCATTTCTTATATCCATCGGATATAAGAAAAGTACTTGTCTTTTTCTATTCCTACTTAGGGCCGTTTTAGGAAAATCCTGCAGGATCTAGCTGGATAggctggagagagagagagagagagagagagagatggcagGGGGAAAGGAAGGGAGGAAGCCGGAAAGGGAGATGGAGAGCATGGGGTCCCGATCGGGCCCCATGGCCCCTAGTACTTGCCATCTccaactccccccccccccctcaaaaaaaaaagaaagaaaataaaatatctgcACTCTCTCGCCGGCCTTTCTCACCAGATTTTTCCAAACAGGCTCTTAAAAGGTATCTCAGGAAATACAACAGGACATTCAGTTTGAGCTTTATCTATCTCTTCTGTGATTTAGTTTACTTAATTTTGTTGATTTAACAGCTGGTACATCTTCAGTTTGCTTGTTCATAGTTTTGTACTCTTTCATATTTAGTTCAGATTTTCACCCTTTTTGCACCCGCAAGAATGCCTTATTCAGAAGCAATTAATGATGCTGAGCATCTCTATGCCAAGTGGATCccttttagaagctttcttttgttctCACATTTACATGAATCCATCATTCCTATGAGATACCAGCATTGTCATGTGGTATATATGATGGCTCTACTTCGTATTGCTTCAGTGCTTAACTTGAAATTATACCTCTGGAGAAATGAAATCCCTCTGATGGTGAATATTCTGAAAATCACTGATTTCTTGGGCATTCCATTTTCTACTCTGAAATCAGTACTTTTATTAGGAAAGAGTCCTGAAATGTAAGGTACCTTTAGATTGGTAATACTTTTTAAAAAGCTTAGAGAAGCGATATCAAATTGATGTAAGGAATACCAGTGATGGAATTTTGTTGCTACTGAGGATCTTAAAAATGAACACTGTGCTTACAGTAGCATGCATATATTGTGCATAAGATAAGAATGCTTTAGTCGGTTTGGTGGTTGAAAATTTATATGACCAATGATAATTGTCCAGAAAATTAGAAATCCCTTGTTCTAAAATCTGTGGCAATTGATTTAGACTTTATGCTGGGTCCTCATGTCTGAAGTATGTCTTGATTATAATCTTAATCTTCTGCAGTAGTTGGTTCCATAGGTATCCGAACTCTAGTTTGTTATCCTaacttaattactttgtgtctTGCAGATTGTAAATTGGAGAAATTACTTAAAATTCCCTGACGAGGCAAAGCTTTCACCTGAAGCTAAAGATCTCATCTGCAGACTCCTGTGCAATGTAGAGCAAAGGCTTGGAACCAAAGGGGCCCATGAAATAAAGGTTTGCACTTATCAAGATATCTAATTCCTGTTGGTTTTCTTTACTGTCTGTTTGAAGGTTAATACCAGGATAATGGTCCACTTCAGGCACATCCATGGTTTAAAGGCATCCAGTGGGACAAACTGTATCAGATGAAAGCTGCTTTCATACCTGAGGTTAAAGATGAATTGGACACTCAGAACTTTGAGAAGTTTGAGGAGGCAAGCCATTCTTCGTGTTGGCTGATTCATCTATTTTCTTAAGCACAAAGTCTAAGCATCCTCATGCAATAAAAATCACGTGCATAAACTCATGATTAAACTCTTGATGCACCGCATCTCAAGTACCaacatttttcttttgtctGGGATGCTCAGCCTACTATATTCTTGAGACTAGTCTTTTTTCTCTGTTACCTTGAGTAGAAATCAATTTCTTTCTGTGCATGCATTCTTTGCTTTTGCCTTTTAATTTCATTCACCATGCTTTTCAACTATCCCTTCTGTTCCTCTATTCTTTTCTGCCGCTAAGAGTTACCTCATGTTCAGTCTCTTTTAACCTCCACCATGGTGGAAACTGGAAAATTTATGCAGTAATATGTCTTGTTAGTATCATTTATGGAATGAAACACAAGTTGTCTGACTTATTATTTGTCTTTGGCAAGGCACGGCAATGCCCCTATGATTGTGTTTAAATCAGTAATAGTGACCTAATAATCTTTGAATGTTGTAACAACTCTCAGTTTGTACTTAGTATGTCAGTGGTTTAATTTGGTTTTTCGGCCAAgctggaaaaaaaaaggctcttctgtttttatatttctcataatttttttatttaattcaaaaaataaaaccagCATTTTGAAGCATAGCTTCTGATTTGTTCTGCctgtaaaaaataataatttgttAATATCATGGTTCAGATTGCAGCACCAATGCAAACTTCATCAAAGTCTGGCCCATGGAGAAAGGTATGTTGCACTTATTTTCTGTATCCTTGCTTGTTCTGATGACTTATACACAACATGTTATTGAGTTTTACAAGTCATTGCACAATTCTTGTCCTTTTTATCCGTATCCATGAAAGATTTATAGGtggttatatttttaaaatcataTGCTGTTTTATTGAGTTGTCTTGTTTATCAAACTGCGTTTTCTTGTCTGTATATTTAAATCATAAAACTAAATACATTCTACTTTGAATCATTACCTTATATTTCTTTCACTGTTTCATCTGATTCAGAATCATGCTCTCAATCATAATAATATTGGTTAGATCCTCTATCTTTATTTATAAGTTATTTTAGATCTTCTGTCATCCCTTCCCTTCAGCCCTTTAGATCTTCCGATGTCTTCTTTGATCTTTCATCCATGTATTTCTTTCACTGCTTGATCTGATACAGAATCATGCTCTCAATCATAATAGTGTTGGTTAGATCCTCTATCTTTGTTTATAAGTTCTTTTAGATCTTCCATGATCCCTTCCCTTCAGCCCCTTAGATCTTCCATCATCTTCTTACATCCTCAATCATCTTCAGAATCATGCCCTCAAGCATAGTTATATTGGTTAGATCCTCTTTGTTTGTAAGTTCTTTTATGTCTGTGATCATCCCTTCCGTTCATCTCTTTAGATCTTCCATCATCTTCTTAGATGCTTGAACCATAATAAAGATTTAACGACATGGCCCTTCAGATCTTCCCTTCAGCCCTTTAGATCTTCCATCATCTTCTTAGATCTTTCATCCTTGAATTTCTTTCACTGTTTGATCTGATTCAGAATCATGCCCTCAATCATAATACAACATTGGTTAGATCCTCTTCTTTGTAAGTTCTTTTAGATCTTTCACATCCCTTCCTTTCAGCCCGTTGGATTTCCATCATCTTCTTAGATGTTTGAACCATGATATGGATTTCATCACATGGCTGTtgcaaaaaatttgaaaatggtAGAGATTAACAGTTATGTGTATTCTGGAGTTCCATGTGGAATATTGTACCTATATTGGCGGACTTTCATTTGACAGATGGTAGGCTTACTGGCTTGGAGATAAAGATCTTCAGTTGATAACATAAATCATATTAGGATATCGGATCCTTTATGGCAAGGCTAACTTGCAAGCTTGTGTTAATGTGAGTTTGGCTTGAACTTAGTATTTGAACCTATTGGCGGAGTTTTTGAGTTTTGAACTTATGCTTTTGACTACATGTGATCAAACGAGTTAGTGTGAGTTTAACCTTGTTGAAACTTGATTTGACTTTAACCTTGTTGAAACTTGATTTGACGTTCTAGTATCATATGATAGTCATTTCTATATGAATTTGACTATGTAGTGGTGTGAAAAATTTGGGGTTGAGCTTTGGTTAGAATGATCGATCATTCAAACTTTACCCATCAAAGAAAAGCCAAGATGAGCTCTGCCTACCAAATGTTTACTTTGGACATTTTATCAGCTTATGCTGATGCAGATAGGTGGGCCATGCGGCTCCGGCTCCCTGTTTGCAGAGATACATGTGTTTGGGAGGTTTATTATAGTAATTAAACTTGCTAATTGCAACTTCCAACTATTGATGTCAGCTGGACTGTGGCAAATTTGGTATCATCTCTAAGATCATGGTAGAAAATATTAGAGTTTAATTACCAATTTTCAAAGCTTAGAAAATGGATCATGCTTCCAAGAATGTTAATATGTCACAACCAAATTTATAAGTACTACTATGTATGGTTGTTCTGCTTGTCTTTTGTACTTTATGTTTCGGAGGGCTAAAGCGACTTTTGTTGTCTGCCCGTAGCACATAGAAAGGTGAGAATGTGGTTCCCTTCCTTAAAGTTGGCACTTTATACGCAGCAAATAGTTACAAATTGGTGAAGGAAGTCTTCCCTTTGGTACATGGAATTTGGTGCCACACTGACCTT
The sequence above is drawn from the Phoenix dactylifera cultivar Barhee BC4 unplaced genomic scaffold, palm_55x_up_171113_PBpolish2nd_filt_p 000007F, whole genome shotgun sequence genome and encodes:
- the LOC103705427 gene encoding serine/threonine-protein kinase 38-like — translated: MMQVRLCREKTTGNVYAMKKLKKSEMLRRGQVEHVKAERNLLAEVDSAYIVKLYCSFQDEEFLYLIMEYLPGGDMMTLLMRKDTLTEDEARFYVAETVLAIESIHKHNYIHRDIKPDNLLLDRNGHMKLSDFGLCKPLDSSSFPNLNEPDYATGRNIKPPLDSNKQMSTSPAPRRTQQEQLLHWQKNRRLLAYSTVGTPDYIAPEVLLKKGYGMECDWWSLGAIMYEMLVGYPPFYSENPMSTCKKIVNWRNYLKFPDEAKLSPEAKDLICRLLCNVEQRLGTKGAHEIKAHPWFKGIQWDKLYQMKAAFIPEVKDELDTQNFEKFEEIAAPMQTSSKSGPWRKMLSSKDANFVGYTYKNFEIVNDHQVPGVAELKKKSNKLKRPTIKTLFESDTTATRNQPAQGSFLNLLPTRLEVSESLEQSPHSSISSPDQSQSRHR